In Cryptosporangium aurantiacum, the DNA window ACCGCGTAGCCGCGCTTCACCTGTTCGACCTCGGAGCTGACCGGCGCCGCGATGTCCTCGTCGAGCCGTTCGTAGTCGGACAGGAAGCCGCGCAGCCCCTGGTCGGTGGCGCGGCCCCGCTCGACGAACAGCTTCAGCGTCGGGTGCCCAGCCGTCGTTCCGGGGTCGGAGACGTAGGCCGCCGCCGCCGAACGCTCGACCTGCAGCACGTCGACGAGGGTCGACGACTGGTTCCCCAGCTCCGCGAAGTCCTGGATGCGGCTCGCGGTGCGCGCCTCGTCGAGGACCGACCGCGCGAGAATCCCGGAGAACAGGAACATCGCTACCAGCGGCACCACCGTGATCCAGATGACCTTGAGCCGGATCGACGTGTTCCCGAACATCCTGCTGCCGGGAAGACTCGGCCGCGGCGCTGTTCCGATCTCGACGGATGCAGCCGTTTCCGACGGCGATTCCGCGGAGCCCGGAGAACGCTCCAGAAGGGACGTGGGCACGACTCCTCCGTCCAGTGAATGGTCGGCCGCGGGACGCATTTCACCACAGCGGAATGGGCTAGGGAAAGCTCGTCCGTCAATTAATCAGAATTGCCTGCACGCATCGACTCAGCCTCATCAATTCCTAATGATCCCCCTCATGAATTCCTCATGAAAGGGCCGGGCTCGATGCTCCGCAAAGCATTCGCATCCGGCTGGCAGGATGGGGCGATGCGCGTGCTCGTGGTGGAGGACGAAGCCGAGCTGGGTTACGCGGTCGCTGCGGCGTTACGCGGTACCGGCATCGCGGTGGACCTGGTGGACGACATCCCGGCCGCCGATGACGCGGTCGCCGCGCATCCGTACGGCTGCGTCGTCTTCGATCGGATGCTGCCTGCCGGTGACAGCATCCGGTACGTCGAGAAGCGACGGCGAGACGGCTGGACGACGCCGGTCCTGTTCCTCACCGCCCGTGACAGCGTCGCCGACCGCGTCGCGGGTTTTGACCACGGCGGCGACGACTACCTGGTGAAGCCGTTCGCAGCCGCCGAACTGGTGGCGCGGGTACGGAGCCTGTGCCGCCGGAGCTCGTCGAGCGTTCCACAGCCGCCGCCGATCACGCGGGTCGGCGACCTGACGATCGACGTCAGGCGGCGGCAGGTGCGGCGCACCGGCGTCCTGCTCACGCTCACCGCCAAGGAGTTCGCGGTGCTGGAGGTACTGGCGTCGGCGGAAGCCACAGTGGTCACCCGTAGTCAGCTGATCGAGAGCTGCTGGGACTCGCGAACCGAGCCGATGTCGAACGTCGTCGACGTTGTCGTGGCCGGGCTACGGCGGAAGCTCGGCCGCCCGGCGCTCATCCACACGGTGCGCGGCACCGGCTACGTCCTCGAGGAAAGACGGGCCGAACAGGACTGATGCGATACAACTGCGGAACCATCTGCCCAACTAGGCACAACTGGTCACAACGACTAACATGCGCCCATGGCTCCCGACGGCCCCGCGTTTGCTTCGACGCCGCGCAGCCGCGCGTTCCGGATCGTGCTGGGAATCGTCAGTCTGGTCGGCCTCGCCTACGCGACCGTCGTGGTGCTGGGGTTGCTCGACGGCGGTGACCGTGAGGCGCTCGGCCTACCCGGCAGACACTCGGAGAGCGGCCAGGTGACCAACCTGGGGCCGGTCTCGGTGGAGGCGGAACGGAAGGCACTGCGGTCGACGTCGAGCGGGTCGCCGAGCCCGTCACCGTCGAATACCCCGGCGACGCCGAGCGCGGCCCCACCGGCGGGCGCCTCTGACCCGAGCGCTGCGCCGCCGGACGAGGCAGCAGCGGCCGAACCACCCGCCGCTGCCCCGTCCTCCTCGGCCCCCACCCCGGAGACCTCCGCATCCCCCACCGACGACGGCGCCCTCCTCGACGCCGACGTCAACGTGCTCGACCTCCTGGACATCGGGATATCGATCTAGCCCTTGATTTCGGTCCAGGCTTGGGTCCAGGCGCTGTAGTCCTTGCACTTGACGTCGGTGCGGCCGTCGAGGCACTGGGTGATCGGCGTCGACCAGTACCAGACCTGCTTCGCGTACGCCTCGTCACCGGCGTGGAACGTGTCGCAGTGCGCCTTGTCCGCGGTGAGCGCGCACGCCTTCGGGTTGGACGGTGCCTCGCCGAAGTACTCCGCGACCTGAGCGTTGGCCTCCGGGCTGACGATGTGATCGAGCCACTTGTACGCACACGTCTTGTGCTTCGACTTCGCCCCGACCATCCAGGTGTCCGACCAGCCGGTCGCACCCTCGGACGGCAACACGGCCTCCACCGGCACCTTCTCCGACTTCGCGACGTTCACGATGACCTGCCAACTCGTGCCGATCACCGAGTCACCCGACTTGAACGCCGACACCTCCTTGAGGTAGTCCGACCAGTACTCCCCCACGTTCACCTTCTGCTTCTTCAACAGATCCACCGCAGCCTGGAACTGCTTGTCATCCAGCGCATACGGGTTCTTGATCCCCAGGTCGGGCTGGTGCTTCATCAAGTACAGCGCCGCGTCCGCGATGTAGATCGGCGAGTCGTACGCGGTCACCTTGCCCTTCGTCGCCGCGTTCTCCTCGAACACCGCAGACCACGACGTCGGCGCCGGCTTCACCACGTCCGTGCGATACATCAGCAGATTCGCGCCCCACCCGTGCGGAACCCCATACGAGACACCCTCAACGCTGTTCCACTTCTGGTCCTTCAGGAACGGGTACAGGCCGGCGTAGTTCGGAATCAAGTCAGTATTGACCGGCTCGACGTCACCCGCCGCGATCAACCGCAGCGACGCGTCACCCGAGGCCGACACCACGTCGTACTCCCCGGTCTTCATCAGGCTCACGGCCTCGTCCGAGGTGTTGAACACCTTCACGTTCACCTGACACCCGGTCGCCTTCTCAAACGGGGAGACCCAATCCACCTTCGGATCGTTCGTCCCGTCCTCCGCATACCCGGCCCATGCCAGCACGTTCAGGGCGCCTTCCGGGGTGCCCAGCTTTTCCAGAGCCGTCAACTTCGGCGGCGTGAACCCGGCACTCGACTCCGACGACCCGGAATCGTCGCTCGTCCCGCAGGCAGCGGCCGAAACGACCAGCGCTGCGACCACCGCGCCGGTGAAGACGCGACGTAACGGACGGATCTTCATCATGCCTGCTTTCTGCAGAGTCTCGCTTTCGGCGGCGCAATTTCACCACAGCAGCGATATCCGAGGAAGCGCACTCAGCAAAAAGGACGGTACACAATTTCCCTCATGAATTCTTCATGAGGGAAATTGTGAATCGGCGAAGTCGCTCGATCGTTGTCAGGCGCGTTCGAGCACGACCACCGGGATCTCCCGGTCGGTCTTCTTCTGGTACTCGTCGTAGTCCGGCCAGGCTTCGACCATCGAGGCCCACATCGCCGGCTTCTCCTCCGGGGTGGCGACCCTGGCCCGCGCCGGGAACCGCTCGCCCTTGATCTGGACCTCGACGTTCGGATTCGCCTCGAGGTTGAGGAACCAGGTGGGCGGCTCGTCGTTGCCACCCTTGGAGGCGACGACGAGGTAGGCGTCACCGTGCGGCTTGTAGATCAGCGCGTGCGTGCGCTGCTGCCCTGACTTACGACCTGTCGTGGAGAGCAGCAGGATCGTCGTGCCGTTCCGCCAGTGGTAGCCGTCCTCGCCGTCGGTCTCCAAGTACCGCTCGACGTGGGGCGTTCCGTGCAGATCTAGCGCAGAAGTCATGTTGTCAGTCTGCCTCGGCCTCCCCGTCGTAAAACGGTCAGGCTGACCGAGCCGTCAGAGGTTACAGGGCCTTCAGGGCCTCGCGGATGACGTCCGCGGCCTCCTTCGGGTGAGACAGCATCACCAGGTGCGAGGAGTCGATCTCGACGGCCTTGACGCCCGCCCGCTGGTAGCCGAACCGCTCGACGTCGGGGTTGATCGTGTGGTCGGAGCTGGACACGATTCCCCAGGCGGGCTTCGTCTTCCACGCGGCAGCCGGCGCGGCCTCGGCGAACGCTGCCCCGGCGAGCGGGCGCTGCGAGACCGCGAGGATGCGCGCGAGGCCCGGGTCGACGTCGTGGGCGAAAATCGCCGGGAACTTCTCGATGTCGACGGTGACGTCGGTACCGCCCGGGAACGGCGTGTAGACGAGCGCGGCGGCGAGGTCCGAGTCCGGGAAGCGGCCCTGCAACTCCCCGAGGCTCTCACCCTCCTCCAGCGCGTAGCCGGACAGGTAGACGAGACCCTTCACGTTCTCCTCGGTGCCCGCGACCGTGATCACCGCACCGCCGTAGGAGTGCCCGACGAGCAGCACCGGGCCGTCGATCGAGCGGACAACCGACGCGATGTACGCGGCGTCACCGGTGAGCGTGCGGTTGGGAACGGCCGGAGCCAGGACCTTGATGCCGTCGCTGAGCAGCTCGGGGATGAGCGCGGCGAAGCTGGACGCGTCGGCGAACGCGCCGTGGACGAGGACGACAGTGGGCTGAGCCATGAGTTCTCCCGTTTCTGGGTTGGTGCCGCCACTGTCCGTTCGTCCGTTCCGGGGCCGCATCTGTCGCGCGACGCAACCACGCCGAGTTATTGATCGATCGCGGCGCGTCGCTGAGTCGGTTGACCGATGCCGCTCCCAGTCCGCTCGGATTCTCTCGATCCAGACGCATCCCTGGGGAGGCCACCGTGAGCCGTACCGTCGCCGATCAACTCGTCGCTTTCCTCGTCGGAGCCGGCGTCCGCCGTGTTTACGGCCTCGTCGGCGACAGCCTCAACGCGTTCAGCGACGCCGTGCGCCGCAGCGGTGGCGCGGCCAACGGCGGCCTGGACTGGATCCACGTCCACAACGAGGAGGCCGCGGCGTTCGCGGCCTCGGCGAACGCCCAGCTCACCGGGGACCTCGCGGTCTGCGCGGGCAGTTGCGGCCCGGGCAACACCCACCTCATCCAGGGCGTGATGGACGCCCACCGCTCCGGTGCGCCGGTACTCGTCCTGGCGTCGCACATCGCGTCCAGGCAGATCGGCTCCGGGTTCTTCCAGGAGACCAAGCCCGAGGCGTTGTTCGCGCAGGCCAGCCACTACTGCGAGACGGTGGCGCACCCGGACCAGATGGCCCGCCTGGCCAGGCTGGCGGTGCAGAACGCGGTGGGGAAGCGGGGCGCTGCGGTGCTCGTCCTCCCCGGTGACG includes these proteins:
- a CDS encoding response regulator transcription factor; translated protein: MRVLVVEDEAELGYAVAAALRGTGIAVDLVDDIPAADDAVAAHPYGCVVFDRMLPAGDSIRYVEKRRRDGWTTPVLFLTARDSVADRVAGFDHGGDDYLVKPFAAAELVARVRSLCRRSSSSVPQPPPITRVGDLTIDVRRRQVRRTGVLLTLTAKEFAVLEVLASAEATVVTRSQLIESCWDSRTEPMSNVVDVVVAGLRRKLGRPALIHTVRGTGYVLEERRAEQD
- a CDS encoding ABC transporter substrate-binding protein; the encoded protein is MKIRPLRRVFTGAVVAALVVSAAACGTSDDSGSSESSAGFTPPKLTALEKLGTPEGALNVLAWAGYAEDGTNDPKVDWVSPFEKATGCQVNVKVFNTSDEAVSLMKTGEYDVVSASGDASLRLIAAGDVEPVNTDLIPNYAGLYPFLKDQKWNSVEGVSYGVPHGWGANLLMYRTDVVKPAPTSWSAVFEENAATKGKVTAYDSPIYIADAALYLMKHQPDLGIKNPYALDDKQFQAAVDLLKKQKVNVGEYWSDYLKEVSAFKSGDSVIGTSWQVIVNVAKSEKVPVEAVLPSEGATGWSDTWMVGAKSKHKTCAYKWLDHIVSPEANAQVAEYFGEAPSNPKACALTADKAHCDTFHAGDEAYAKQVWYWSTPITQCLDGRTDVKCKDYSAWTQAWTEIKG
- a CDS encoding nitroreductase family deazaflavin-dependent oxidoreductase — translated: MTSALDLHGTPHVERYLETDGEDGYHWRNGTTILLLSTTGRKSGQQRTHALIYKPHGDAYLVVASKGGNDEPPTWFLNLEANPNVEVQIKGERFPARARVATPEEKPAMWASMVEAWPDYDEYQKKTDREIPVVVLERA
- a CDS encoding alpha/beta fold hydrolase, with protein sequence MAQPTVVLVHGAFADASSFAALIPELLSDGIKVLAPAVPNRTLTGDAAYIASVVRSIDGPVLLVGHSYGGAVITVAGTEENVKGLVYLSGYALEEGESLGELQGRFPDSDLAAALVYTPFPGGTDVTVDIEKFPAIFAHDVDPGLARILAVSQRPLAGAAFAEAAPAAAWKTKPAWGIVSSSDHTINPDVERFGYQRAGVKAVEIDSSHLVMLSHPKEAADVIREALKAL